One Deinococcus grandis DNA window includes the following coding sequences:
- a CDS encoding ABC transporter ATP-binding protein — translation MTPILQLDHLSKRYAPGHPPVVNDLNLSVSAGELLTLLGPSGCGKTTTLRLIAGLEQPDSGDVLIGGRNVTTPFAPPERRGVGLVFQDYALFPHLSVLGNVLFGLSHLPRAQRLPRARETLALVGLTVFESRRPHELSGGQQQRVALARALAPRPTLLLLDEPFSNLDAQLRHATRQEIRSILRAAGTTAILVTHDQEEALAFSDRIVLMRAGQAEQIGTPHDVYTQPRTAFVANFLGRSNLLSGTADRHMARTALGIIPLQEARSGPVLVSVRPEHLRFTDDPAAPEVTIQAREFKGHDITYTVTLDGNRQELLVHGPSDDLRPEGSRARLSVTQPARPVQ, via the coding sequence ATGACCCCGATCCTCCAGCTCGACCACCTCAGCAAACGCTACGCCCCCGGCCACCCGCCGGTCGTGAACGACCTGAACCTCAGCGTCAGCGCCGGGGAACTCCTGACCCTGCTCGGCCCCTCCGGCTGCGGCAAGACCACCACCCTGCGCCTCATCGCGGGCCTCGAACAGCCCGACAGCGGCGACGTCCTCATCGGGGGGCGCAACGTGACCACCCCCTTCGCGCCCCCCGAACGGCGCGGCGTGGGCCTCGTCTTCCAGGACTACGCCCTGTTCCCGCACCTGAGCGTCCTGGGGAACGTCCTGTTCGGCCTCTCGCACCTGCCCCGCGCCCAGCGCCTCCCGCGCGCCCGCGAGACCCTCGCGCTGGTCGGCCTGACCGTCTTCGAGAGCCGCCGCCCGCACGAACTCAGCGGCGGACAGCAGCAGCGCGTCGCCCTGGCCCGCGCCCTCGCGCCGCGCCCCACCCTGCTGCTGCTGGACGAACCGTTCAGCAACCTCGACGCGCAGCTCAGGCACGCCACCCGCCAGGAAATCCGCAGCATCCTGCGCGCCGCAGGCACCACCGCCATCCTCGTCACGCACGACCAGGAAGAGGCGCTGGCGTTCAGCGACCGCATCGTCCTCATGCGCGCCGGACAGGCCGAACAGATCGGCACCCCGCACGACGTGTACACCCAACCCCGCACCGCGTTCGTCGCGAACTTCCTGGGCCGCAGCAACCTGCTCTCCGGCACCGCCGACCGCCACATGGCCCGCACCGCGCTGGGCATCATCCCCCTGCAGGAAGCCCGCAGCGGCCCCGTCCTCGTCAGCGTCCGCCCCGAACACCTGCGCTTCACCGACGACCCCGCCGCGCCCGAGGTCACCATCCAGGCCCGCGAATTCAAGGGCCACGACATCACGTACACCGTCACCCTCGACGGGAACCGGCAGGAACTCCTCGTGCACGGCCCCAGCGACGACCTGCGCCCCGAAGGCAGCCGCGCGCGCCTGAGCGTCACCCAGCCCGCCCGGCCCGTGCAGTGA